DNA from Amycolatopsis sp. DSM 110486:
CCCGAGCAAGGACCCGAAGGTCAACGAGGGCGCGTTCGAGAAGGTCCACGCCGACAAGGCGCGCGAGGCGGCCGACGGCTTCGACGGTTCCTGGGTCGCGCACCCCGGCATGGTCGCCCTCTGCAAGGAGGAGTTCGACAAGGTTCTCGGCGACCGGCCGAACCAGCTCGAGCGCACCCGTGACGAGGTCAGCGTCACCGCCGACCAGCTCCTCGACGTCGCCTCGACGCCGGGCAGCGCCACCGCGGCCGGCCTGCGCGCCGCCGTCGAGGTCGGCATCCGCTACATCGCCTCCTGGCTGAGCGGCAACGGCGCGGCGGCCATCCACAACCTCATGGAGGACGCGGCCACCGCCGAGATCTCGCGGTCGCAGATCTGGCAGTGGGTCAAGAACGGCACCCAGCTCGACACCGGCGACACCGTTACGGCGGAGTTGGTGCGCGGCGTGCTGGCCGAGGTCCGCGGCGAGCTCTCGGCCGAGGTCAAGGAAGACGTGCTCACCCCGGCCGTCGAGCTGTTCGAGCAGGTCGCGCTCGCCGACGAGTTCCCGGACTTCCTCACGCTGCCGGCCTACGAGCACATCAAGTAATGCGGGACGGCAGGCTCACCGAGGACGTCTACACCGCCGCCGACGCGCGCCTGGCCGAGGCCGACGCGCGCGTCGCGGCGCTGTACCCCGGTGAGCCGCCGGGCCGCCGCCCCGTGCACACCGTGTACGTGCCGGCGTCGGAGTACCGCACGCGCCTGGTCGCCGACTGGGGCAAGCAGGCCATGCGGGTGTTCGTCGAGCGCGGCGACGTGCTCGGCCTCGACGCGGACGTCGCCGAGCGCGTGCGGACGAAACTGCTCACCGAGCCGATCGAGGACCTCCGAATCGACTTCGAGGACGGCTACGGCAACCCGGGCGACGAAGCCGAGGACGCCGCCGCCCTGGCCGCCGGGCAGACCCTGGCGACCACAGGCGGCACGCCGTTCGTCGGCATCCGCTTCAAGAGCTTCGAAGCCGCCACGCGCCGGCGCGGCATCCGCACACTGGACCTGTTTCTGACCGGTTTGCTCAGCAACGGCGACCTCCCCAACGGCTTCGTGGTCACGCTGCCGAAGGTCACTGCCGTCGAGCAGGTCTCGGTGGCGGCCGACGTACTCGGACAGCTCGAGGTCGCCTACGGCCTGGCGGAAGGCGCGCTGCGCTTCGAGGTACAGATCGAGACCGCGCAATCGATCCTCGC
Protein-coding regions in this window:
- a CDS encoding aldolase gives rise to the protein MRDGRLTEDVYTAADARLAEADARVAALYPGEPPGRRPVHTVYVPASEYRTRLVADWGKQAMRVFVERGDVLGLDADVAERVRTKLLTEPIEDLRIDFEDGYGNPGDEAEDAAALAAGQTLATTGGTPFVGIRFKSFEAATRRRGIRTLDLFLTGLLSNGDLPNGFVVTLPKVTAVEQVSVAADVLGQLEVAYGLAEGALRFEVQIETAQSILAHDGTVAVARIIQAAAGRCSGLHYGTYDYSAGLGIGAAYQSMAHPAADFAKHLMQVAAAGTGVRLSDGSTNRLPIGDDLPGAWAEHLRLVRRSLENGFYQGWDLHPNQLPTRFAATYAFYREGFPTAAKRLSDYASQTSSGVLDEPATAAALAHYLLGGLHCGALEAAELPFDAATLDRYARRLT